The proteins below are encoded in one region of Campylobacter rectus:
- a CDS encoding DUF1877 family protein, with translation MSAHYYAYAQDVIEAIKNSGDGEALDEYDLDKMWDAMHKTLTGKNVFEVMSAGEIFTTPNPLSWAIFGLDTVGEDGSEAVSYAGVDDVKAVAKAMQSTDIDTLLASVNFTGFGEVGTYPEIWGMRANLKTSKRS, from the coding sequence GATGTTATCGAGGCGATCAAAAACAGCGGCGACGGTGAGGCGCTGGACGAATACGACCTGGATAAAATGTGGGACGCGATGCATAAAACGCTAACTGGCAAAAATGTGTTCGAGGTGATGAGCGCAGGAGAGATTTTCACGACGCCAAATCCGCTTAGCTGGGCGATATTTGGACTCGACACGGTGGGCGAGGACGGGAGCGAGGCGGTATCTTACGCGGGTGTGGACGACGTAAAAGCCGTAGCTAAAGCGATGCAGAGTACCGATATCGACACGCTTTTAGCAAGCGTAAATTTTACGGGCTTCGGCGAGGTGGGCACTTACCCCGAGATATGGGGTATGAGAGCGAATTTGAAGACATCAAAGCGGAGCTAA